The following are from one region of the Passer domesticus isolate bPasDom1 chromosome 13, bPasDom1.hap1, whole genome shotgun sequence genome:
- the LOC135280193 gene encoding protocadherin beta-15-like yields the protein MALARQVLCVCALLSLPLARAEPIRYSVAEEAESGSLVGKLAEDAGLPPAQLSARRARLVSEDGRQHFRLERASGRLLVAGRLDREQLCGQSATCMLPFELLLSGPLQFFRVEVTLEDINDHSPVFREDRVTFRIPETSEPGTRFPLEVARDLDIGRNTVQEYSISPESEYFSVSYGTGVTGKKYLELILEKPLDREEQTEMSFNVIAVDGGSPPRTGTTQVTIVILDANDNAPIFSQEVYIGKILENMPEGSVVLTVLATDRDAGVNGDISYQLNEVVGDSESAFVIDAITGEIKLTKPLDFEEADIHELSVRATDGGGLSAICKVLVEVVDVNDNAPEVVVSSFSSPLPENTVPGTVVALFTVRDRDSGANGKISCALEDELSFSLRAAYKNYYELVTVSALDREERPQYILSVTAADAGWPPLSTTQTFTVEISDVNDNAPVFNQSSYTMYVRENSAAAVFVGAVSAADADVGLNGKVSYSLAAEQGAERPWCSCLSVDSEKGHVFVLRPLDYEHLRQTEVTVSASDAGSPPLRANVTVRLVVLDENDNAPLVLYPAQESSPGSSELVPVWAEAGYLVSKVVAVDADSGQNSWLSFQLLRASEPGLFSVGLQSGEVRLRRPVTERDSVKQKLVVLVRDNGKPPLSATAALSALLLKDFSEVRLPHSSPASEDQGGSLTTYLIIALVFVSLLFLVSIAVLVARKVCGRQELKAGPVLYAADTLQSGLADAAAAGTLPRAYCYEISLTTGSGNSEFKFLKPIVPSLPPQHCTVGQGPDEEQDFPGVPVSSEDMAPDTAGTLSAGQFNALSFN from the coding sequence atGGCGCTCGCAAGGCAAgtgctttgtgtgtgtgctttgcTGTCGCTGCCGCTCGCTCGCGCCGAGCCCATCCGCTACTCCGTGGCCGAGGAGGCGGAAAGCGGCTCCCTGGTGGGCAAGCTGGCGGAGGATGCGGGGCTGCCGCCGGCGCAGCTCTCGGCTCGCCGCGCCCGCCTGGTGTCGGAGGACGGCCGGCAGCATTTTCGCTTGGAGCGCGCCTCCGGCCGCCTGCTGGTGGCGGGGAGGCTGGACCGGGAGCAGCTGTGCGGCCAGTCCGCCACCTGCATGCTCCCCTTCGAGCTGCTGCTCTCCGGCCCCCTGCAGTTCTTTCGCGTCGAGGTGACTCTGGAGGACATCAATGACCATTCACCAGTTTTCCGAGAAGACCGAGTCACTTTTAGGATTCCGGAAACGAGCGAGCCAGGTACACGGTTCCCTTTGGAGGTGGCTCGGGACCTGGATATTGGCAGGAACACAGTCCAGGAGTACAGCATTTCTCCAGAGAGCGAGTATTTCAGTGTCTCCTATGGGACTGGGGTAACAGGCAAGAAGTATCTTGAACTGATTTTGGAAAAGCCACTAGACAGAGAGGAGCAGACAGAGATGAGTTTCAATGTTATTGCCGTGGATGGGGGCTCTCCTCCCAGGACTGGTACCACCCAAGTGACTATAGTCATTCTGGATGCAAATGACAATGCTCCCATATTCTCACAGGAGGTGTACATAGGAAAGATTCTGGAGAACATGCCAGAAGGCTCTGTGGTTCTGACAGTGCTGGCAACTGATCGAGATGCAGGAGTTAATGGGGACATCTCCTACCAACTTAATGAAGTGGTTGGTGACAGTGAGTCAGCATTTGTGATTGATGCCATAACTGGTGAAATTAAACTCACAAAACCTCTGGACTTTGAGGAAGCAGACATTCATGAGCTCAGTGTGAGAGCCACAGATGGAGGGGGCCTGTCAGCAATCTGCAAAGTGTTGGTGGAGGTGGTGGATGTGAATGACAATGCCCCAGAGGTGGTGGTCAGTTCCTTCAGCAGTCCCCTCCCCGAGAACACAGTGCCCGGCACGGTGGTTGCCCTGTTTACGGTCAGGGACCGGGATTCTGGTGCCAACGGGAAGATCTCCTGTGCCCTGGAGGATGAGCTGTCCTTCTCCCTGCGGGCAGCCTATAAGAATTACTATGAGCTGGTGACAGTGAGCGCGCTGGACCGGGAGGAGAGGCCTCAGTACATCCTGAGTGTGACGGCAGCAGATGCGGGCTGGCCTCCTCTGAGCACCACGCAGACCTTCACCGTGGAGATCTCGGATGTCAACGACAACGCCCCCGTCTTCAACCAGAGCTCCTACACCATGTACGTGCGTGAGAACAGTGCGGCCGCGGTGTTTGTTGGAGCCGTGAGCGCTGCAGATGCTGACGTGGGGCTGAATGGCAAGGTGAGCtattccctggcagcagagcaaggGGCGGAGCGGCCCTGGTGCTCCTGCCTGTCTGTGGACTCGGAGAAGGGGCACGTGTTTGTGCTGCGGCCCCTGGACTACGAGCACTTGAGGCAGACGGAGGTGACGGTCAGTGCCTCTGACGCGGGCTCTCCTCCCCTGCGAGCCAACGTCACCGTCCGCCTGGTCGTGCTGGACGAGAATGACAACGCCCCGCTCGTGCTGTACccagcccaggagagcagcccaggCTCCAGCGAGCTGGTGCCCGTGTGGGCCGAGGCGGGCTACCTGGTCAGCAAAGTGGTGGCCGTGGATGCGGACTCGGGCCAGAACTCCTGGCTCTCGTTCCAGCTGCTGAGGGCCAGCGAGCCAGGGCTGTTCTCCGTGGGCCTGCAAAGCGGGGAGGTGCGTCTGAGGAGGCCGGTGACAGAGAGAGACAGCGTGAAGCAGAAGCTGGTTGTGCTGGTCAGAGACAACGGCAAGCCCCCGCTGTCAGCCACGGCAGCTCTGAGCGCTCTCCTGCTCAAGGACTTCTCAGAGGTGCGCCTGCCGCACAGCAGCCCGGCCTCCGAGGACCAGGGCGGCTCCCTGACCACCTATTTGATCATTGCCTTGGTCTTTGTCTCACTGCTCTTCCTCGTCTCCATCGCCGTCTTGGTGGCTCGCAAGGTGtgcgggaggcaggagctgaaggcTGGCCCTGTGCTTTATGCTGCCGACACCTTGCAGAGCGGCCTGGCCGATGCAGCCGCTGCAGGGACCCTGCCCCGCGCCTATTGCTACGAGATCAGCCTGACCACGGGCTCGGGCAACAGCGAGTTCAAATTCCTCAAGCCCATCGTGCCCAGCCTGCCCCCTCAGCACTGCACCGTGGGCCAGGGCCCGGATGAGGAACAGGATTTCCCCGGTGTCCCTGTCAGCAGCGAGGACATGGCCCCAGACACTGCTGGGACTCTCTCTGCAGGACAGTTCAACGCTCTTTCCTTTAACTAG
- the LOC135280195 gene encoding protocadherin beta-15-like, which produces MALARQVLCVCALLSLPLARAEPIRYSVAEEAESGSLVGKLAEDAGLPPAQLSARRARLVSEDGRQHFRLERASGRLLVAGRLDREQLCGQSATCMLPFELLLSSPLQFFRVEVTLEDINDHSPVFPEERVTFKIPEISELGSHFPLEGAQDLDIGSNTVQEYSIFPENEYFSVSYKTGIAGKKYLELVLEKPLDREQQAEMSFSVIAVDGGSPPRSGTTEIDVVVLDVNDNAPKFTQEEYIGKILENMPEGSVVLTVLATDPDAGVNGDISYQLSQAVGQSDSAFVIDAITGEIKLTKPLDFESAEHHELSVRATDGGGLSAMCKVLVEVVDVNDNAPEVVVSSFSSPLPENTVPGTVVALFSVRDRDSGANGKISCALEDELSFSLRAAYKNYYELVTVSALDREERPQYIVSVTAADAGWPPLSTTQTFTVEISDVNDNAPVFNQSSYTMYVRENSAAAVFVGAVSAADADVGLNGKVSYSLAAEQGAERPWCSCLSVDSEKGHVFVLRPLDYEHLRQTEVTVSASDAGSPPLRANVTVRLVVLDENDNAPLVLYPAQESSPGSSELVPVWAEAGYLVSKVVAVDADSGQNSWLSFQLLRASEPGLFSVGLQSGEVRLRRPVTERDSVKQKLVVLVRDNGKPPLSATAALSALLLKDFSEVRLPHSSPASEDQGGSLTTYLIIALVFVSLLFLVSIAVLVARKVCGRQELKAGPVLYAADTLQSGLADAAAAGTLPRAYCYEISLTTGSGNSEFKFLKPIVPSLPPQHCAVGQGPDEEQDFPGVPVSSEDMAPDTAGALSAGQFNALSFN; this is translated from the coding sequence atGGCGCTCGCAAGGCAAgtgctttgtgtgtgtgctttgcTGTCGCTGCCGCTCGCTCGCGCCGAGCCCATCCGCTACTCCGTGGCCGAGGAGGCGGAAAGCGGCTCCCTGGTGGGCAAGCTGGCGGAGGATGCGGGGCTGCCGCCGGCGCAGCTCTCGGCTCGCCGCGCCCGCCTGGTGTCGGAGGACGGCCGGCAGCATTTTCGCTTGGAGCGCGCCTCCGGCCGCCTGCTGGTGGCGGGGAGGCTGGACCGGGAGCAGCTGTGCGGCCAGTCCGCCACCTGCATGCTCCCCTtcgagctgctgctctccagccccctgcAGTTCTTTCGCGTCGAGGTGACTCTGGAGGACATCAATGACCACTCACCCGTCTTCCCCGAGGAACGAGTCACTTTTAAGATCCCTGAAATAAGCGAATTGGGTTCACATTTCCCGCTCGAGGGTGCTCAAGATCTCGATATTGGCagcaacacagtccaggagtaCAGCATCTTTCCCGAGAATGAGTACTTTAGTGTCTCCTATAAGACTGGGATTGCTGGCAAGAAGTATCTCGAACTTGTTTTAGAAAAGCCACTAGACAGGGAGCAGCAAGCAGAGATGAGTTTCAGTGTCATTGCTGTGGATGGAGGCTCTCCTCCCAGGAGTGGGACCACTGAAATCGACGTTGTCGTTCTAGATGTAAATGACAATGCTCCCAAATTCACACAGGAAGAGTACATAGGAAAGATTCTGGAGAACATGCCAGAAGGCTCTGTTGTTCTGACTGTGTTGGCAACTGATCCAGATGCAGGAGTTAATGGGGACATCTCCTATCAACTCAGCCAGGCAGTGGGTCAGAGTGACTCAGCATTTGTGATTGATGCCATAACTGGTGAAATTAAACTCACAAAACCTCTGGACTTTGAGTCAGCAGAGCATCATGAGCTCAGTGTGAGAGCCACAGATGGAGGGGGCCTGTCAGCTATGTGCAAAGTGTTGGTGGAGGTGGTGGATGTGAATGACAATGCCCCAGAGGTGGTGGTCAGTTCCTTCAGCAGTCCCCTCCCCGAGAACACAGTGCCCGGCACGGTGGTTGCCCTGTTTTCGGTCAGGGACCGGGATTCTGGTGCCAACGGGAAGATCTCCTGTGCCCTGGAGGATGAGCTGTCCTTCTCCCTGCGGGCAGCCTATAAGAATTACTATGAGCTGGTGACAGTGAGCGCGCTGGACCGGGAGGAGAGGCCTCAGTACATCGTGAGTGTGACGGCAGCAGATGCGGGCTGGCCTCCTCTGAGCACCACGCAGACCTTCACCGTGGAGATCTCGGATGTCAACGACAATGCCCCCGTCTTCAACCAGAGCTCCTACACCATGTACGTGCGTGAGAACAGTGCGGCCGCAGTGTTTGTTGGAGCCGTGAGCGCTGCAGATGCTGACGTGGGGCTGAATGGCAAGGTGAGCtattccctggcagcagagcaaggGGCGGAGCGGCCCTGGTGCTCCTGCCTGTCTGTGGACTCGGAGAAGGGGCACGTGTTTGTGCTGCGGCCCCTGGACTACGAGCACTTGAGGCAGACGGAGGTGACGGTCAGTGCCTCTGACGCGGGCTCTCCTCCCCTGCGAGCCAACGTCACCGTCCGCCTGGTCGTGCTGGACGAGAATGACAACGCCCCGCTCGTGCTGTACccagcccaggagagcagccccgGCTCCAGCGAGCTGGTGCCCGTGTGGGCCGAGGCGGGCTACCTGGTCAGCAAAGTGGTGGCCGTGGATGCGGACTCGGGCCAGAACTCCTGGCTCTCGTTCCAGCTGCTGAGGGCCAGCGAGCCAGGGCTGTTCTCCGTGGGCCTGCAAAGCGGGGAGGTGCGTCTGAGGAGGCCGGTGACAGAGAGAGACAGCGTGAAGCAGAAGCTGGTTGTGCTGGTCAGAGACAACGGCAAGCCCCCGCTGTCAGCCACGGCAGCTCTGAGCGCTCTCCTGCTCAAGGACTTCTCAGAGGTGCGCCTGCCGCACAGCAGCCCGGCCTCCGAGGACCAGGGCGGCTCCCTGACCACCTATTTGATCATTGCCTTGGTCTTTGTCTCACTGCTCTTCCTCGTCTCCATCGCCGTCTTGGTGGCTCGCAAGGTGtgcgggaggcaggagctgaaggcTGGCCCTGTGCTTTATGCTGCCGACACCTTGCAGAGCGGCCTGGCCGATGCAGCCGCTGCAGGGACCCTGCCCCGCGCCTATTGCTACGAGATCAGCCTGACCACGGGCTCGGGCAACAGCGAGTTCAAATTCCTCAAGCCCATCGTGCCCAGCCTGCCCCCTCAGCACTGCGCCGTGGGCCAGGGCCCGGATGAGGAACAGGATTTCCCCGGTGTCCCTGTCAGCAGCGAGGACATGGCCCCAGACACTGCTGGGGCTCTCTCTGCAGGACAGTTCAACGCTCTGTCCTTTAACTAG
- the LOC135280189 gene encoding protocadherin beta-15-like, giving the protein MALARQVLCVCALLSLPLARAEPIRYSVAEEAESGSLVGKLAEDAGLPPAQLSARRARLVSEDGRQHFRLDRASGRLLVAGRLDREQLCGQSATCMLPFELLLSSPLQFFRVEVTLEDINDHSPVFREDRVTFRIPEKSDPSSRFPLEVARDLDIGRNTVQEYSISPESEYFSVSYGSRTNGDKYVELVLEKPLDREEQEELSFSVIAVDGGSPPRSGSIEISIIILDVNDNVPKFTQERYIGKVLENMPEGSVVLTVLATDPDAGVNGEISYQLNEVVGHSDSAFVIDPITGEIKLTKPLDFEAAEHHELSVRATDGGGLSAICKVLVEVVDVNDNAPEVVVSSFSSPLPENTVPGTVVALFTVRDRDSGANGKISCALEDELSFSLRAAYKNYYELVTVSALDREERPQYIVSVTAADAGWPPLSTTQTFTVEISDVNDNAPVFNQSSYTMYVRENSAAAVFVGAVSAADADVGLNGKVSYSLAAEQGAERPWCSCLSVDSEKGHVFVLRPLDYEHLRQTEVTVSASDAGSPPLRANVTVRLVVLDENDNAPLVLYPAQESSPGSSELVPVWAEAGYLVSKVVAVDADSGQNSWLSFQLLRASEPGLFSVGLQSGEVRLRRPVTERDSVKQKLVVLVRDNGKPPLSATAALSALLLKDFSEVRLPHSSPASEDQGGSLTTYLIIALVFVSLLFLVSIAVLVARKVCGRQELKAGPVLYAADTLQSGLADAAAAGTLPRAYCYEISLTTGSGNSEFKFLKPIVPSLPPQHCAVGQGPDEEQDFPSVPVSSEDMAPDTAGALSAGQFNALSFD; this is encoded by the coding sequence atGGCGCTCGCAAGGCAAgtgctttgtgtgtgtgctttgcTGTCGCTGCCGCTCGCTCGCGCCGAGCCCATCCGCTACTCCGTGGCCGAGGAGGCGGAAAGCGGCTCCCTGGTGGGCAAGCTGGCGGAGGATGCGGGGCTGCCGCCGGCGCAGCTCTCGGCTCGCCGCGCCCGCCTGGTGTCGGAGGACGGCCGGCAGCATTTTCGCTTGGATCGCGCCTCCGGCCGCCTGCTGGTGGCGGGGAGGCTGGACCGGGAGCAGCTGTGCGGCCAGTCCGCCACCTGCATGCTCCCCTtcgagctgctgctctccagccccctgcAGTTCTTTCGCGTCGAGGTGACTCTGGAGGACATCAATGACCATTCACCAGTTTTCCGAGAAGACCGAGTCACTTTTAGGATCCCTGAAAAGAGCGACCCGAGCTCTCGTTTCCCTTTGGAGGTTGCTCGGGACCTCGATATTGGCAGGAACACAGTCCAGGAGTACAGCATATCTCCAGAGAGCGAGTATTTCAGTGTCTCCTATGGAAGTCGGACTAATGGTGACAAATATGTTGAACTGGTTTTGGAAAAGCCTCTAGATAGAGAGGAACAGGAAGAGTTAAGTTTCAGTGTCATTGCTGTGGATGGGGGCTCTCCTCCCAGGAGTGGGAGCATCGAGATCTCCATTATCATCCTAGATGTAAATGACAATGTTCCCAAATTCACACAAGAACGTTATATTGGGAAGGTTTTGGAGAACATGCCAGAAGGCTCTGTGGTTCTGACTGTGCTAGCAACTGATCCAGATGCAGGAGTTAATGGGGAAATTTCCTATCAACTTAATGAAGTGGTTGGTCACAGTGACTCAGCATTTGTGATTGATCCCATAACTGGTGAAATCAAACTCACAAAACCTCTGGACTTTGAGGCAGCAGAGCATCATGAGCTCAGTGTGAGAGCCACAGATGGAGGGGGCCTGTCAGCAATCTGTAAGGTGTTGGTGGAGGTGGTGGATGTGAATGACAATGCCCCAGAGGTGGTGGTCAGTTCCTTCAGCAGTCCCCTCCCCGAGAACACAGTGCCCGGCACGGTGGTTGCCCTGTTTACGGTCAGGGACCGGGATTCTGGTGCCAACGGGAAGATCTCCTGTGCCCTGGAGGATGAGCTGTCCTTCTCCCTGCGGGCAGCCTATAAGAATTACTATGAGCTGGTGACAGTGAGCGCGCTGGACCGGGAGGAGAGGCCTCAGTACATCGTGAGTGTGACGGCAGCAGATGCGGGCTGGCCTCCTCTGAGCACCACGCAGACCTTCACCGTGGAGATCTCGGATGTCAACGACAACGCCCCCGTCTTCAACCAGAGCTCCTACACCATGTACGTGCGTGAGAACAGTGCGGCCGCGGTGTTTGTTGGAGCCGTGAGCGCTGCAGATGCTGACGTGGGGCTGAATGGCAAGGTGAGCtattccctggcagcagagcaaggGGCGGAGCGGCCCTGGTGCTCCTGCCTGTCTGTGGACTCGGAGAAGGGGCACGTGTTTGTGCTGCGGCCCCTGGACTACGAGCACTTGAGGCAGACGGAGGTGACGGTCAGTGCCTCTGACGCGGGCTCTCCTCCCCTGCGAGCCAACGTCACCGTCCGCCTGGTCGTGCTGGACGAGAATGACAACGCCCCGCTCGTGCTGTACccagcccaggagagcagcccaggCTCCAGCGAGCTGGTGCCCGTGTGGGCCGAGGCGGGCTACCTGGTCAGCAAAGTGGTGGCCGTGGATGCGGACTCGGGCCAGAACTCCTGGCTCTCGTTCCAACTGCTGAGGGCCAGCGAGCCAGGGCTGTTCTCCGTGGGCCTGCAAAGCGGGGAGGTGCGTCTGAGGAGGCCGGTGACAGAGAGAGACAGCGTGAAGCAGAAGCTGGTTGTGCTGGTGAGAGACAACGGCAAGCCCCCGCTGTCAGCCACGGCAGCTCTGAGCGCTCTCCTGCTCAAGGACTTCTCAGAGGTGCGCCTGCCGCACAGCAGCCCGGCCTCCGAGGACCAGGGCGGCTCCCTGACCACCTATTTGATCATTGCCTTGGTCTTTGTCTCACTGCTCTTCCTCGTCTCCATCGCCGTCTTGGTGGCTCGCAAGGTGtgcgggaggcaggagctgaaggcTGGCCCTGTGCTTTATGCTGCCGACACCTTGCAGAGCGGCCTGGCCGATGCAGCCGCTGCAGGGACCCTGCCCCGCGCCTATTGCTACGAGATCAGCCTGACCACGGGCTCGGGCAACAGCGAGTTCAAATTCCTCAAGCCCATCGTGCCCAGCCTGCCCCCTCAGCACTGCGCCGTGGGCCAGGGCCCGGATGAGGAACAGGatttccccagtgtccctgtcagCAGCGAGGACATGGCCCCCGACACTGCTGGGGCTCTCTCTGCAGGACAGTTCAACGCTCTTTCCTTTGACTAA
- the LOC135280186 gene encoding protocadherin beta-15-like has protein sequence MALARQVLCVCALLSLPLARAEPIRYSVAEEAESGSLVGKLAEDAGLPPAQLSARRARLVSEDGRQHFRLERASGRLLVAGRLDREQLCGQSATCMLPFELLLSGPLQFFRVEVTLEDINDHSPVFPEERVTFKIPEISELGSHFPLEGAQDLDIGSNTVQEYSIFPENEYFSVSYKTGIAGKKYLELVLEKPLDREQQAEMSFSVIAVDGGSPPRSGTTEIDVVVLDVNDNAPKFTQEEYIGKILENMPEGSVVLTVLATDPDAGVNGDISYQLSQAVGQSDSAFVIDAISGEIKLTKPLDFESAEHHELSVRATDGGGLSAMCKVLVEVVDVNDNAPEVVVSSFSSPLPENTVPGTVVALFTVRDRDSGANGKISCALEDELSFSLRAAYKNYYELVTVSALDREERPQYIVSVTAADAGWPPLSTTQTFTVEISDVNDNAPVFNQSSYTMYVRENSAAAVFVGAVSAADADVGLNGKVSYSLAAEQGAERPWCSCLSVDSEKGHVFVLRPLDYEHLRQTEVTVSASDAGSPPLRANVTVRLVVLDENDNAPLVLYPAQESSPGSSELVPVWAEAGYLVSKVVAVDADSGQNSWLSFQLLRASEPGLFSVGLQSGEVRLRRPVTERDSVKQKLVVLVRDNGKPPLSATAALSALLLKDFSEVRLPHSSPASEDQGGSLTTYLIIALVFVSLLFLVSIAVLVARKVCGRQELKAGPVLYAADTLQSGLADAAAAGTLPRAYCYEISLTTGSGNSEFKFLKPIVPSLPPQHCAVGQGPDEEQDFPSVPVSSEDMAPDTAGALSAGQFNALSFN, from the coding sequence atGGCGCTCGCAAGGCAAgtgctttgtgtgtgtgctttgcTGTCGCTGCCGCTCGCTCGCGCCGAGCCCATCCGCTACTCCGTGGCCGAGGAGGCGGAAAGCGGCTCCCTGGTGGGCAAGCTGGCGGAGGATGCGGGGCTGCCGCCGGCGCAGCTCTCGGCTCGCCGCGCCCGCCTGGTGTCGGAGGACGGCCGGCAGCATTTTCGCTTGGAGCGCGCCTCCGGCCGCCTGCTGGTGGCGGGGAGGCTGGACCGGGAGCAGCTGTGCGGCCAGTCCGCCACCTGCATGCTCCCCTTCGAGCTGCTGCTCTCCGGCCCCCTGCAGTTCTTTCGCGTCGAGGTGACTCTGGAGGACATCAATGACCACTCACCCGTCTTCCCCGAGGAACGAGTCACTTTTAAGATCCCTGAAATAAGCGAATTGGGTTCACATTTCCCGCTCGAGGGTGCTCAAGATCTCGATATTGGCagcaacacagtccaggagtaCAGCATCTTTCCCGAGAATGAGTACTTTAGTGTCTCCTATAAGACTGGGATTGCTGGCAAGAAGTATCTCGAACTTGTTTTAGAAAAGCCACTAGACAGGGAGCAGCAAGCAGAGATGAGTTTCAGTGTCATTGCTGTGGATGGAGGCTCTCCTCCCAGGAGTGGGACCACTGAAATCGACGTTGTCGTTCTAGATGTAAATGACAATGCTCCCAAATTCACACAGGAAGAGTACATAGGAAAGATTCTGGAGAACATGCCAGAAGGCTCTGTTGTTCTGACTGTGTTGGCAACTGATCCAGATGCAGGAGTTAATGGGGACATCTCCTATCAACTCAGCCAGGCAGTGGGTCAGAGTGACTCAGCATTTGTGATTGATGCCATAAGTGGTGAAATTAAACTCACAAAACCTCTCGACTTTGAGTCAGCAGAGCATCATGAGCTCAGTGTGAGAGCCACAGATGGAGGGGGCCTGTCAGCAATGTGCAAAGTGTTGGTGGAGGTGGTGGATGTGAATGACAATGCCCCAGAGGTGGTGGTCAGTTCCTTCAGCAGTCCCCTGCCCGAGAACACCGTGCCCGGCACGGTGGTTGCCCTGTTTACGGTCAGGGACCGGGATTCTGGTGCCAACGGGAAGATCTCCTGTGCCCTGGAGGATGAGCTGTCCTTCTCCCTGCGGGCAGCCTATAAGAATTACTATGAGCTGGTGACAGTGAGCGCGCTGGACCGGGAGGAGAGGCCTCAGTACATCGTGAGTGTGACGGCAGCAGATGCGGGCTGGCCTCCTCTGAGCACCACGCAGACCTTCACCGTGGAGATCTCGGATGTCAACGACAACGCCCCCGTCTTCAACCAGAGCTCCTACACCATGTACGTGCGTGAGAACAGTGCGGCCGCAGTGTTTGTTGGAGCCGTGAGCGCTGCAGATGCTGACGTGGGGCTGAATGGCAAGGTGAGCtattccctggcagcagagcaaggGGCGGAGCGGCCCTGGTGCTCCTGCCTGTCTGTGGACTCGGAGAAGGGGCACGTGTTTGTGCTGCGGCCCCTGGACTACGAGCACTTGAGGCAGACGGAGGTGACGGTCAGTGCCTCTGACGCGGGCTCTCCTCCCCTGCGAGCCAACGTCACCGTCCGCCTGGTCGTGCTGGACGAGAATGACAACGCCCCGCTCGTGCTGTACccagcccaggagagcagcccaggCTCCAGCGAGCTGGTGCCCGTGTGGGCCGAGGCGGGCTACCTGGTCAGCAAAGTGGTGGCCGTGGATGCGGACTCGGGCCAGAACTCCTGGCTCTCGTTCCAGCTGCTGAGGGCCAGCGAGCCAGGGCTGTTCTCCGTGGGCCTGCAAAGCGGGGAGGTGCGTCTGAGGAGGCCGGTGACAGAGAGAGACAGCGTGAAGCAGAAGCTGGTTGTGCTGGTGAGAGACAACGGCAAGCCCCCGCTGTCAGCCACGGCAGCTCTGAGCGCTCTCCTGCTCAAGGACTTCTCAGAGGTGCGCCTGCCGCACAGCAGCCCGGCCTCCGAGGACCAGGGCGGCTCCCTGACCACCTATTTGATCATTGCCTTGGTCTTTGTCTCACTGCTCTTCCTCGTCTCCATCGCCGTCTTGGTGGCTCGCAAGGTGtgcgggaggcaggagctgaaggcTGGCCCTGTGCTTTATGCTGCCGACACCTTGCAGAGCGGCCTGGCCGATGCAGCCGCTGCAGGGACCCTGCCCCGCGCCTATTGCTACGAGATCAGCCTGACCACGGGCTCGGGCAACAGCGAGTTCAAATTCCTCAAGCCCATCGTGCCCAGCCTGCCCCCTCAGCACTGCGCCGTGGGCCAGGGCCCGGATGAGGAACAGGatttccccagtgtccctgtcagCAGCGAGGACATGGCCCCAGACACTGCTGGGGCTCTCTCTGCAGGACAGTTCAACGCTCTGTCCTTTAACTAG